The following are from one region of the Sorghum bicolor cultivar BTx623 chromosome 2, Sorghum_bicolor_NCBIv3, whole genome shotgun sequence genome:
- the LOC110432452 gene encoding uncharacterized protein LOC110432452, producing the protein MAAAVRALLRRRAAAPPSPALLQPLFPGRYSTPRSPLLAAAAAAGLLDVRRPQLSPASVPPLLRYYSSKPSKGCVQPPQRQPPTGGKETLRLELEEKRVDRCASTFL; encoded by the exons ATGGCCGCCGCAGTCCGAGCCCTCCTGCGCCGCCGGGCAGCGGCGCCTCCTTCCCCGGCCCTGCTGCAGCCTCTGTTTCCTGGGCGGTACTCTACG CCGCGCTCCCCTCtcctggccgccgccgccgccgccggactcCTGGACGTGCGCCGCCCACAGCTGTCGCCGGCCTCAGTGCCGCCCCTGCTGCGCTACTACTCGAGCAAGCCGAGCAAG GGATGCGTGCAGCCGCCACAACGGCAACCACCGACCGGCGGCAAGGAGACGCTGCGTCTGGAACTGGAAGAG AAAAGAGTTGATCGATGTGCTAGCACTTTTTTGTGA
- the LOC8063628 gene encoding uncharacterized protein LOC8063628: MALQATGQGSRPPVAAADSDPARRPLSLGGTGCPKRSAAAGFPDDAVVEILSRLPAKDLCRSKCVSKDWCELISDRLRCRKLPQTLEGFFYGCVDDFSCDCEDSHESCSDISDESGSDDGNEARSDGGDEGGGEDEGGECVSKDESLVQHTHGHFINLSGISVPGHFINLSGIFVPL; this comes from the exons ATGGCGCTACAGGCGACGGGGCAAGGGAGCCGCCCAccggtcgccgccgccgactcGGACCCTGCCCGGCGGCCG CTTTCCCTCGGTGGCACGGGTTGCCCCAAGAGGAGCGCGGCGGCGGGCTTCCCCGACGACGCCGTCGTCGAGATCCTCTCGCGCCTCCCCGCCAAGGACCTCTGCCGATCCAAGTGCGTCTCCAAGGACTGGTGCGAACTCATATCCGACCGCCTCCGCTGCAGGAAGCTGCCCCAGACGTTAGAGGGTTTCTTCTATGGCTGTGTTGATGACTTCAGCTGTGACTGTGAGGACAGCCACGAAAGTTGCAGTGATATCAGTGACGAAAGTGGTAGTGATGACGGCAATGAAGCACGCAGTGATGGTGGTGACGAAGGAGGAGGTGAGGACGAGGGAGGTGAATGTGTCAGCAAGGATGAGAGCTTGGTCCAACACACCCACGGGCATTTCATAAACCTGTCGGGGATATCTGTGCCTGGGCATTTCATAAACCTGTCGGGTATATTTGTGCCTCTCTAG
- the LOC110432583 gene encoding uncharacterized protein LOC110432583: protein MDEEMRAWWCANCPDAWEAMVDKWLDPVFREAHRAAQERRRRMPGVAHHQGNRSLSGYAQAWSAAHGGQPCSLFAAYGMSHKGPASSDVSFSVDDPPEAYTNAGVYDKVTAYAQEAARSMGATGLATASSTGRLLPPSPRSEHRPRA, encoded by the exons ATGGATGAAGAG ATGAGGGCCTGGTGGTGCGCTAACTGTCCTGACGCCTGGGAGGCGATGGTGGACAAGTGGCTGGACCCCGTGTTTCGTGAGGCGCACAGGGCGGCCCAGGAAAGGCGTCGACGTATGCCTGGTGTAGCACACCATCAGGGGAACCGCAGCCTCTCTGGATACGCACAAGCATGG TCGGCGGCACACGGGGGACAGCCTTGCTCCTTGTTCGCCGCGTATGGCATGTCCCACAAGGGCCCGGCGTCGTCTGACGTCTCCTTCAGCGTGGACGACCCGCCCGAGGCGTACACCAACGCGGGCGTCTACGACAAGGTCACCGCCTACGCGCAG GAGGCGGCAAGAAGCATGGGCGCTACTGGATTGGCAACAGCGTCATCGACAGGTCGACTACTCCCACCCTCTCCCAGATCCGAGCATCGACCACGAGCGTGA
- the LOC8075033 gene encoding putative F-box protein At3g16210, whose amino-acid sequence MDDCSAGAVAGLPDDLLVEILSRVPAKSACRFKCVSRTWRDLIADPNHRKKLHHAMQGLFIMTPETMTPETGLYTFGLIDLTAGSSSVPLDDADDPGFSFLTERPGMHNLVFKDSCNGLILFGHQCVELGDIVVCNPTTKQWACVPIFGSPDRFNHTFLAFDPAVSSHFHLVQFQISWEDQMLLGLHAYSSETGTWSHNQIECQEEQGLLAAGWHRHVTISYTDPRCAFVNGFLYLLVWDLDQKRIIVLDVQGKARRMIEVPSMADRGLLSCYLEQSQGCLHFMTTEILDTPEENYKLSIWVLQDYDTQEWVLKNTVSSLEVFGKLTGGHILDFNFSVVDIHQDRNVVFLFHYDSGKLVAYDMDHKEVSVIAAFEKWRTPFGFARYVPCFSGSPALTS is encoded by the coding sequence ATGGACGACTGCTCCGCGGGCGCGGTGGCCGGCCTCCCCGACGACCTCCTGGTGGAGATCCTCTCCCGCGTCCCTGCCAAGTCCGCCTGCCGGTTCAAGTGCGTGTCCAGGACCTGGCGCGACCTCATAGCTGATCCCAACCATCGTAAGAAGCTCCACCACGCCATGCAAGGACTCTTCATCATGACTCCAGAGACAATGACTCCAGAGACAGGCCTCTACACTTTCGGTTTGATAGATCTGACCGCAGGATCGTCGTCCGTGCCTCTAGATGACGCTGACGACCCTGGCTTCTCCTTCCTGACAGAACGGCCTGGGATGCATAACCTCGTCTTCAAGGATTCCTGTAACGGTCTTATCCTCTTTGGGCACCAGTGCGTCGAATTGGGCGACATCGTCGTGTGCAACCCGACCACAAAGCAATGGGCGTGCGTGCCCATTTTTGGCTCTCCTGATCGATTCAACCATACCTTTTTGGCGTTTGATCCGGCCGTATCTTCTCACTTCCACTTGGTCCAGTTCCAGATATCCTGGGAGGACCAGATGTTGCTGGGGCTGCATGCTTACTCATCTGAAACTGGGACCTGGAGTCACAACCAAATTGAGTGTCAAGAAGAGCAAGGGCTATTGGCAGCAGGGTGGCATCGTCATGTCACAATATCTTATACGGACCCTCGGTGTGCCTTTGTTAATGGCTTCCTGTATTTGTTAGTTTGGGACTTGGATCAAAAGCGGATAATTGTTCTAGACGTACAAGGAAAGGCAAGAAGGATGATCGAAGTGCCAAGTATGGCTGACAGGGGGCTCTTGTCTTGTTATTTAGAGCAGTCCCAAGGGTGTCTGCATTTTATGACAACGGAAATATTAGATACTCCTGAAGAGAACTACAAACTGTCCATATGGGTTCTTCAGGATTATGATACACAAGAATGGGTGTTGAAGAACACTGTGAGCTCTCTGGAGGTATTTGGAAAATTGACTGGTGGCCACATTTTGGACTTCAACTTCAGTGTGGTTGACATCCATCAAGATCGTAATGtcgtttttctttttcattacgaCAGCGGTAAACTGGTAGCATACGACATGGACCATAAGGAAGTGAGTGTTATTGCCGCTTTCGAAAAATGGAGAACACCGTTCGGTTTTGCTCGTTATGTTCCCTGTTTCTCAGGATCCCCGGCTCTCACAAGTTAG